AAGTCTCAAGTGAAGAAGTTCGAAAAGGAGCAGAAGAAGCTTTCCAGCCAGCTGGAGGAAGAGAGGTCCCGCCACAAGCAGCTGTCCTCCATGCTGGTGATGGAGTGCAAGAAGGCCACCAACAAGGCAGCAGAGGAAGGACAGAAGGCAGGGGAACTGAGCCTAAAACTGGAGAAAGAGCGGAGCAGAGCGAGCAAGCTGGAGGAAGAGCTGGCAGCCGAGAGGAGGCGAGGGATGCAGACCGAGGCCCAGGTAGAAAAGCAGCTCTCCGAGTTCGACATTGAAAGGGAGCAGCTACGAGCCAAGCTGAACAGAGAAGAAAACCGCACCAAGGCTCTCAGAGAAGAGATGGAGCTCTTGAAGAAAACTGTGAAGGAGCTTGAAGCATCTTACGAGGCCAGTGGCCGTAATGAGCCAACCAAGAAGTCGGGGGTGGTGTCTAAAGACACAGCGACCGAACCGCCCTTCCTGGTGTCTGTGTCGTGTCAGACAGAGCACCTGCCGGCAGAAAGGACCTCCGTGAGTGTCAGCGTCAAGGGGATCAACACTGGGCTGCTGAGCCCCGCCTCACCCGCTCCCCCGTTGACAAAAACCAACGGTCACTGTGACCCAGAGATGTCAGCCAGCAGAGAGCCGTTGCCAAGCAGCGGGGCGGAGCCCCAGGCCCCCTCAAGAGAGAAGTTGGCCGTGCCGGCCCAAGAGAACGCGATGGAGAACGGTGGCGGTTCTCCGGCGGGACCCGAGTCTCCCATCCCCATGGCCGCTCATCTTCCATCCGTTGGGATCTCGCTGTCTCCTAGCGGCACGGCCGCCTCCTCCTTGACTTCCTCCCCGTGTTCTTCGCCCGTGCTGAGCAAACGGCTCATTGGGCCATCAGCCAGCAGCCCCAGCTACCAGTCTTCCTACCAAGTGGGGATCAACCAGCGATTTCACGCGGCTCGACACAAATTCCAGTCCCAAGCTGACCAAGACCAACAGGCCAGCGGCCTGCAGAGCCCCCCGTCCCGAGACCTGTCCCCCACCCTCATCGACAACTCTGCCGCCAAGCAGCTGGCTCGCAACACGGTCACTCAGGTGCTTTCCAGGTTCACCAGCCAGCAGGGGCCCATCAAGCCCGTCTCCCCCAACAGCTCGCCCTTTGGCACGGACTATCGCAATCTGGCCAGCTCCCCCAACCCAAGAGGCGACAGCAGCCACTCACCTACCCCAGGGAAAGTCTCCAGTCCACTGAGCCCTCTGTCCCCCGGCATCAAATCCCCCACCATACCCAGAGCCGAAAGAGGAAACCCCCCTCCGATCCCGCCCAAAAAACCGGGCCTGGCCCCAGCGCCATCCTCCACGGTTCCACTGACCAAAACCCCGTCCCAGGCAGCCTCTCTGGGTACCCCGGAGGACCTAGCCAGTAGCTGCTCTAACAGTGCGGTAGTAACCAATGGCAAAGAGATTGAGATCCTGTTGCCCACCAGCAGTTAGTCTTGGGGAAACAGACTTAGGTGGTGGGGTGGACCGGCCCTCAGTGACCAACGTTTGGTCAGATCATGTTATTTATTTTGAGAGTAGCGGAAACTCTACGTGGAAATTCCCCTTATTTTATATTTTCCAAGTAGAAAACGGTTGTGGGGTTTTGTCTTCAAATCTTTGTACCGCGGATGGAAGGGCACCACAATGACATCTCGTCTCGGCGGTGGTCGTCGCCTTGTGATGGGGTCTCGGGTGGTGGCCCCGCCGTCTTTTCTGGACTGAAATCGTCCGTGCAGATTTTAACTCCAAATGGACGTGTGTAAAAAGTGCCTGAAATCAACTTACACTCTGAATGTTGTTCTCTGCTCAGAAAAACAAAGATCATCCAGTGGCAGGAACGGGATCTTTTGTGAAGTGTGAATGTTGCATTTAACCCTGCTCTTGACCCACTTAAATTATTCTCCTTACAAGCCTCCGGTTGTGAAATAGCACTGCATTCATGGAATGGGATGACCCCTTTCAAATGGCAGGCCACGTTCACCCCAAAGCTGAGCTGTAAACAGCCCGGACAAGCCCTCCTCAGCCTGAAATATTTGGGATGCTAGTTGTCCTGTGACTTTTCTTGCTTTTAAAGTTCTGTAGTTGCTTGCATCTATTCTTATGTGGATCGAAATCGTTAGAGATGAGTCCTGAGGCAACCCATTCCATTTCAAAAAGCAAAAACAATCCTTCAAGCATTCTACTGTTATGTGTAGAACTTCTGAGTCCAGAATCTTGCTATTACTTGAAAAGGAAAACAGTTCTACTCACTCTGTATAAAAGTTTTGCAACAGAACGATGGGATCTTCTTTACTATGTAATCAAAGCAATAACTTCAAACTACTCACTTTATAATACTGTATGTCAGAATTACAGTTTTACTGAATTACATTTGCTGTCTAGGCTGCCGGTCCTTGGCAGCTGTAACTGTGGAACcaaatttttaattttttcctagatagatatacatatatagatatagatatatatatatgtatagatagtcACAAGTGTACCTGCTATCATACACACACATAACACATGCTTATATAAATCTTAGTGTGATTATATTCCTGGAGTTCTTTGTATTGCATAAGGGAAAAGCAGAAATGCATTTTAAGATGACCTCCCAAAGTAGCCAATGCGCTTTCAATTTAGTTGCTGGATTTTGGAGATCCTGGAGGCTAATGCGGAATGGCTCGTTCCGTCAACTAGATAGAGTCAAGGCACGGAAGATGATGGGGAGTTTGCCAGTGGGGAAGAACGTACCCTCTCTTCCTAGGACTCCCATTTTGGACCATTCAGACCTGCAGAATgcctagtctcccaagcatttggaacCTCAACTAGGTAGGATAGCTAGCTGATCAACTAGTTTGAATATCTCGACACTGGTTTGGATAGCGAATCAATAGGGTCTGACTTTCCGGGATAGCTCCACGGATACCAGTTATCCAAACTACTTTTTCGGTTAGCCTCAGGTCATGTAGTTAGGTGGGTATTCAGATCATTGGCTTTCTAGTTGAGTATACCCTTTCCCCGGGTCATTTTAAATTTggtggggaagggctggggggagggatacCTGCCTTTATGACCATCTCATCAAACTGTAGATCGAGGAAGGGCCCTTGAGAGGTCATTCATTCTGTCTTCCTGGTCTTGGCAGGACTTCCCCACCTCATTTAGCACATTGGGGCGGATGGTGCTGCGACTCTGGACTGTCTACAGGAGAGGTTTTGACCTCCCCCGATCAGTTATTCCAGTGTGTCACACCATTGACAGGCAGGAAGCTTGACATTATGCTAACCTcaatccctcctcctctacccgtaATCCACTTCCTTTTACTCAGCCAGTGGAAAAATCCCAGCACTGATTAAAGTGGCCATGGAACTCGGTTCTTTCCTAATTGGAAAATGATTTATGGGTTACTTTGAGGTTCAATGGTGCCACCAAAAAAGCAAGTGACCTAGGCAGACACCGCCATTAACGAATGCTCCAGGAAATCTGCTGAGGACTGAGAGGAGTGGGAATGGCAGCTTTCTCTTCTGCTGCGTGTCCATTTCATCTCCATGCTTAGCAGAACAAAGAGTTAAATATCAGTGACAAATAAATCTTCATTTGTCAGTAGGAGAGGGGACCAGCTTTCCAAAACGCtgatttctccccccaccctttaAGTGGAAATCTTAAAAGTTGCATTAtgctcttcttcttttctttatggaatagatatatagagagatatatactATAATGAAGTTTATTTCTTAGGAAATGCACTGAATAATGTCTTCTACAGTGTaatatggggaggggaaatgcaaaaaaaaaaatgtgtattttTGCTAGTAGCGTATCTTCTGAGATAAAATAAGCACAAATATTGCAATGGATACAGCTAATCCAGTTAGATTTTATAGGTTTGTATTAGGTTTTGCGGTAGGTTGTGTGTGTGCCGATAAGTAAGAGTTCTTCTGTGATTCACATGTTATAATCAGATTGTTGCAAAGCTTTGTCACTGGTTAATGGAGCATAATGAAGTGCAGACACATACACTAGCATTAATTATTCATTAACATTGTAAAGCCAAATGTACCAAGCAGAAGTCTTCATTCATTTTTTATAGCAGACAAAATTAAAACATATTAAATCATACTGCCCGTATAGGAGTTTATTGTATTAAGAGGTGTGTATTGCCCAACCAGGTGTATTGTGTTGGTTTCTTTAAAAGCAGAGGAGTGCTTCTAAGCATGTTTGTTTAGCGATGCCCAGTACAGAGGGCACCATGAAGCTTCCGAATCTGGAAGAGGCTGCTTCGTCAGAAGGTGGTGATCCATCTGTGAGCAGATCCCTCTGGCCCCAGGGATAGTTTTGGATACTGAGGCACCATGGCCACTGGCAGTTTTCCAATCTAGCCCCCAGGACACGAGTGTCACTTCTGCCGGGCTCTGGGAGATACGTTtgcatatcatttttaaaaaagatagtgTAACTCACTTTCAGTGTTCAACTACTGCCCTACTTCTCAGGATTATAAACCGATGAGCTGAGGGTGTCAACTCttccattgtgtgtgtgtgtgtgtgtgagagagagagagagagagagaataaggtgGCTAACCTGTCAGTGCGCATTCACAGTAACCCTATATTTGAGGGCTTTTTTGTTGCAGAGGTCACAGAATTGTGTGCATCCAAGCTACTTCCGATACTCAGTCCTCTAGAGTTCAACTCAACTTCAAGTGCCTTTTGCAATGCCAATTTGTAAATACGACACTTTTTACTAGTATGAATCAGCAGCATCGTGAGCACTGTTTCACAAGAgcaattttaaaaaatttaattGCTAGAAAACCAGTTAGCAAAATTTGGGAGTCCTCCCACCTGCTTTCATTTCACGCACTTGTCGGGACCAGGAAGTATCATTTGTAGAGCACTtgggtttttgttgttatttgttCAGTGAGTAGCGGGAGCCCCTCGATGTTCCCACTACTTTCCCCAGAAGCTGCCAAACTCGTCAGTCTCCCCGTTATACCAAACGTGCACCCGCCGAATAACTTGCAGTTGCCTCTGATCTGAACAAGCTTTATTAGAAGCCCAGCCCCTGTTCTAGTTTGCCTGTTTGTAGACAATGTAATTATAAAAACTAACCAATGAAACAAACCTATATCGTGTCTGATAAACTGAGCAAAATAAAAACACCTGTTCTTGTACTCTTTCCGAGCCACGTCTCCTTTCTTCCCGCCTAGTTCCAAAGCCTCAAGTGTTTTTTCTGGAATACTTCGCTGTCTTGGATTTGATCTTGTGGAAGTGCTTGGAAGCAATTTATCCAAGGTTTGAACAACACTTCTGTTTGGTGAGCCCCATTCTGTCATGCTGTTTTCCCAGTCACAGATGCCCATGCCAACAAGGGTGAGCTAATCTCCCAAGTCTGCTCAATCTTGGGTTCTGACAAGACTTTACTTGGAAGCCTGTCATCCCCAAGTCTTCACCTCCCCAAAGATGTCTGCCACCTTTTCTtccccacactcaaaatgaaaagtgggcACTTCTGAGTAGCGCATTCTtcaagcacttgagggagtacaaaagAGGGTAGAGAAAACAGTCTTTggccctccaggaacttacagtctattgggggaggcagacacaagaTACATTTCAGGTAGGgtaaagaagagaatggaaagatggttaTGTGAATAAGTGTTAAAATAGTAGAATATGTAAGTCATTATCTTCAAGTGTGCTGTGAGTCCTGAGGTAGTGTGAAACAGCTGAGGTGGTAGGTGTGACCTGGGGAATggacaaattaatcagggaagacctctgagaggtgggatttgaaggaggagagttCCAGGTAAGAAACAGGGTGTGGATTTTAGGATTACAGGTCAAGAACAAGCACATTAAATTGACTTGATAGGAACAAAGAGggggagctgggttgtagtgggagaagtgaGTGGATAAGTAGAGagttgatggagtgccttaaagccaaaggtcatGACtccctgcttgatgcagaaaggaatgggtaacccctggaggttctggaggagtggggaaatgggtgcagaatgatgtttgccttcccagactgagccccctccttcctctcccccttgcccccctctccatccccccgtcttacctccttcccttccccacagcacctgtatatatgtatatatgtttgtacatattattactctattttacttgtacatatctattctatgtatttcattttgttaatatgtttggttttgttctctgtctcccccttctagactgtgaacccactgttgggtagggactgtctctatatgttgccaacttgtacttcccaagcgcttagtacagtgctctgcacacagtaagcgctcaataaatacgattgatgttttagaaaacttttttttctaaatggtatttaagtacttactatgcaccaagcactgtactaagctctgggatagatacgggctgtcagattggatacagtccatgtcccacgtggggttcaccgtcttagtccccattttacagatgaggtaactgaggcacagagaagttaagtgacccaaggccacccatcaaacaagtggtggagctgggattagactgactctcaggcctgtgctgtttccattaggccaatatTGCTTTTCTAGAAGTTTAGTTCTGTGATGCCAGTGAACAGCAGCTGAGTAAAGAGTGgacatgactatcaactctgtcgtgttgaactctcccaagcatttgaagcagcgcggctcagtggtaagagcacaggctttggagccagaggtcatgagttcgaatcccagctctgccacgtctgctgtgtgaccttgggca
The sequence above is a segment of the Tachyglossus aculeatus isolate mTacAcu1 chromosome 7, mTacAcu1.pri, whole genome shotgun sequence genome. Coding sequences within it:
- the CTTNBP2NL gene encoding CTTNBP2 N-terminal-like protein isoform X1, which encodes MKFDLAFRMNLEKLSKQELLTLFSILEGELEARDLVIEALKAQHRDTFIEERYGKYNISDPLMALQRDFETLKEENHGDKQPVSTNPLSVLKVVMKQCKNMQERMLSQLAAAESRHRKVILDLEEERQRHAQDTAEGDDVTYMLEKERERLTQQLEFEKSQVKKFEKEQKKLSSQLEEERSRHKQLSSMLVMECKKATNKAAEEGQKAGELSLKLEKERSRASKLEEELAAERRRGMQTEAQVEKQLSEFDIEREQLRAKLNREENRTKALREEMELLKKTVKELEASYEASGRNEPTKKSGVVSKDTATEPPFLVSVSCQTEHLPAERTSVSVSVKGINTGLLSPASPAPPLTKTNGHCDPEMSASREPLPSSGAEPQAPSREKLAVPAQENAMENGGGSPAGPESPIPMAAHLPSVGISLSPSGTAASSLTSSPCSSPVLSKRLIGPSASSPSYQSSYQVGINQRFHAARHKFQSQADQDQQASGLQSPPSRDLSPTLIDNSAAKQLARNTVTQVLSRFTSQQGPIKPVSPNSSPFGTDYRNLASSPNPRGDSSHSPTPGKVSSPLSPLSPGIKSPTIPRAERGNPPPIPPKKPGLAPAPSSTVPLTKTPSQAASLGTPEDLASSCSNSAVVTNGKEIEILLPTSS
- the CTTNBP2NL gene encoding CTTNBP2 N-terminal-like protein isoform X2 is translated as MNLEKLSKQELLTLFSILEGELEARDLVIEALKAQHRDTFIEERYGKYNISDPLMALQRDFETLKEENHGDKQPVSTNPLSVLKVVMKQCKNMQERMLSQLAAAESRHRKVILDLEEERQRHAQDTAEGDDVTYMLEKERERLTQQLEFEKSQVKKFEKEQKKLSSQLEEERSRHKQLSSMLVMECKKATNKAAEEGQKAGELSLKLEKERSRASKLEEELAAERRRGMQTEAQVEKQLSEFDIEREQLRAKLNREENRTKALREEMELLKKTVKELEASYEASGRNEPTKKSGVVSKDTATEPPFLVSVSCQTEHLPAERTSVSVSVKGINTGLLSPASPAPPLTKTNGHCDPEMSASREPLPSSGAEPQAPSREKLAVPAQENAMENGGGSPAGPESPIPMAAHLPSVGISLSPSGTAASSLTSSPCSSPVLSKRLIGPSASSPSYQSSYQVGINQRFHAARHKFQSQADQDQQASGLQSPPSRDLSPTLIDNSAAKQLARNTVTQVLSRFTSQQGPIKPVSPNSSPFGTDYRNLASSPNPRGDSSHSPTPGKVSSPLSPLSPGIKSPTIPRAERGNPPPIPPKKPGLAPAPSSTVPLTKTPSQAASLGTPEDLASSCSNSAVVTNGKEIEILLPTSS